DNA sequence from the Maribacter dokdonensis DSW-8 genome:
CAGCGCTCACAAAATTATTGTGGTTCAAAAGAATTTTAGTACCATAAACACAAATTGGATCGTCATCTATAATACAAACTGTATCAATTTTCATAGCTAATAATATTCGTTAATCCCTGGGGAAATTTAGTTCTTAAAATTAACAGGATTTAACTTACAATAAAATTTTGATAGTTGCTAATAATTTCTACAATAAATTGCATAAACCACAGCATTTCAAAACTTTACCATTATTAATTATTCAATATTAAACGCTAAAATTTTGTTAAAAAACTAGAAACTAACACATTTTTTTTGAAACGATAAATAACATAAGCAAAAATTTAAAATATGATAAAAATACTTGTATCACTATGAAATACAACCATGTAACTAAAAACAATGCAATAATAACCGAAAATACATCCTGTAAAAAATTAATATTAATCTTTTAAACTACTACTGAAATGAGAAAAATTAGCATCATCCTTTTATTTAGCCTTTTTGCAATCAACGCTTTACAGGCACAAATTAATTTAGAACAAAAGACAGTGACCGTAACCGGTAGCGCCCCTTTAGAAAAAACAATTATTAAATACAGGGTTAAGGCTACCTTAAGTATGGATCAAGTCTACTATGCCGATACACGAGTGGAAAACCTAGACCAATTAAGAAAACAATATTATCAAGAATTGAAAGCATTGAACATAGACACCTCTAAATTTCAAGAAAAAGAGATGGAGTATTTTTCTTTAGGATATCAACGCGACGGTACCATTTTATACTA
Encoded proteins:
- a CDS encoding SIMPL domain-containing protein, with translation MRKISIILLFSLFAINALQAQINLEQKTVTVTGSAPLEKTIIKYRVKATLSMDQVYYADTRVENLDQLRKQYYQELKALNIDTSKFQEKEMEYFSLGYQRDGTILYYETDSKELAMKLLKTNLLGVQLQFQVKQNVSPDNNKVALNAALENAKTYAMELCKTINTDLGNINAISSNSNYNNDWTSYYADYQEQLTVNVVYSMN